In one Vibrio sp. VB16 genomic region, the following are encoded:
- a CDS encoding TonB-dependent receptor domain-containing protein: MNKSIIAAAVASLVSASPFSFAQSSSDIETVVVTANRFEQVESSALASITVIDREHIEATQATTALELLKSVPGITVNTLGNKGNASSIYIRGTKSKHALVLVDGVRINSPTLGSASIGLIPAFAIQSIEIVRGPRASVYGSDAIGGVIAISTISSEETHELRVGYGSEDHSQVGWRSSGNVSENTQGSFVINKEQSDGYKIYELAADGEEFGYSAQTAFGHINHQLNDEWSLMFSGYDKSSDFEYAGQYDGSKNQQDDEFYSLSSGVIYEKEDYLSNLQFFLGKSSQATGDAEGQNAKGTITSRRNGVSWINTYLALNNIVLNAGLDYYKESADRGGSNTDNYEKLDKENKAAFLTSSFEFDPLSVELSLRHDDDSVFGGKTTWNAAAGYQISKSLQIVSSIGSAFKAPTFNDLYWPESAYDKGNPNLKPEESESAEVGLRGNYDVLNWSITAYKTEIENLINWAQENGSGKWTPSNVDDATIEGIEVAIDFYTGPINHELVAEWMDAEDKSTGDALVRIPENKFAWNMMYFYENFDLSVSALYTGERADNSDKELDAYTVVDLGIGYLATSSLKLGLRVNNAFDTDYETGYGSSSFVTGEDYYYKGPGRTAFFTGTYQF; this comes from the coding sequence ATGAACAAATCAATAATAGCGGCCGCAGTGGCATCGCTAGTTTCTGCATCACCTTTCTCTTTTGCACAATCTTCTTCTGATATCGAAACTGTCGTTGTTACGGCCAATCGTTTTGAACAGGTGGAGAGTTCGGCTCTGGCTTCAATAACGGTTATTGATAGAGAACATATAGAAGCTACGCAAGCTACCACTGCTTTAGAGTTACTGAAGAGCGTTCCTGGAATTACGGTTAATACTCTAGGGAACAAAGGCAATGCTTCTTCTATATATATCCGTGGAACGAAATCTAAGCATGCTCTAGTTTTGGTTGACGGCGTTAGAATTAATTCTCCAACGTTAGGGAGCGCATCCATTGGATTAATCCCAGCTTTTGCTATTCAGAGTATTGAGATTGTGAGAGGTCCAAGGGCTTCTGTTTATGGATCTGATGCTATTGGCGGAGTTATCGCGATAAGCACTATATCTTCAGAAGAAACCCATGAGTTGAGAGTCGGTTATGGCAGCGAAGATCATAGCCAGGTTGGTTGGCGGTCATCGGGTAATGTTTCAGAAAATACTCAAGGCTCTTTTGTAATAAACAAAGAACAAAGCGATGGTTACAAAATATATGAATTGGCCGCGGATGGCGAAGAGTTTGGCTATTCAGCCCAAACAGCATTCGGTCACATTAATCACCAACTAAATGATGAATGGTCTTTGATGTTTAGTGGATATGACAAATCGTCAGATTTCGAATACGCAGGTCAATATGACGGTTCGAAAAATCAACAAGACGATGAGTTCTATAGTTTGTCCAGTGGTGTTATATACGAAAAAGAGGATTACCTTTCTAATCTGCAGTTTTTTTTAGGTAAGAGTTCTCAGGCAACGGGTGATGCTGAAGGACAAAATGCGAAAGGAACAATAACATCTCGCCGCAATGGTGTTTCCTGGATAAATACCTATTTGGCTCTTAATAATATCGTCCTTAATGCAGGATTAGATTATTACAAAGAGAGTGCTGATAGAGGAGGTTCAAATACGGATAATTACGAAAAACTAGATAAAGAAAACAAAGCGGCATTCTTGACCTCTAGTTTTGAATTTGACCCACTAAGCGTAGAATTGAGTTTAAGACATGATGACGATAGCGTATTTGGTGGAAAGACAACTTGGAATGCGGCCGCAGGGTATCAAATCTCGAAATCACTTCAAATAGTATCCTCTATTGGTAGCGCATTTAAAGCACCCACATTTAACGACTTGTACTGGCCTGAGTCTGCTTATGATAAAGGTAACCCAAATTTAAAACCGGAAGAGTCGGAGTCAGCGGAAGTTGGCCTTCGAGGCAACTACGATGTTTTAAATTGGAGCATTACGGCATATAAAACAGAAATCGAAAACCTTATAAACTGGGCTCAAGAGAATGGAAGTGGAAAATGGACACCTTCAAATGTTGATGATGCGACAATAGAAGGTATAGAAGTCGCAATCGATTTCTATACGGGGCCAATCAACCATGAACTTGTTGCTGAATGGATGGATGCAGAAGATAAAAGTACAGGAGATGCTTTAGTTCGTATCCCTGAAAATAAATTTGCTTGGAATATGATGTATTTTTATGAAAACTTCGACCTGAGTGTGTCGGCGTTGTATACGGGAGAAAGAGCAGACAATTCTGACAAAGAGCTTGATGCTTATACTGTTGTTGATTTAGGCATAGGATATCTGGCGACGAGTTCTCTTAAATTAGGATTGCGAGTAAATAATGCTTTTGATACTGATTATGAAACAGGTTATGGGAGTAGTAGTTTCGTGACTGGCGAAGATTATTATTACAAAGGACCTGGTCGAACTGCATTTTTTACTGGTACTTATCAGTTTTAA
- a CDS encoding class I SAM-dependent methyltransferase: MNVPYIKASTNINNKPHYDVPVHLLQPMWLRSRESLVNDGLVYDPIAANACRYCQLSSECLSGDIAQKQLLHATITKLCDERVGAFLKDHPNAWVLNIGGGLDTRFYRLDNGLCHWVELDISEHLLWREKLFHPSDRYKLINGSVDNFNWVQTLSIPSNVPVIIVCEQALLSRSESDVAQFVQNMSRYFNQCHACIVVAGDKASTRLGQRLGSQNYFHGFNKPAEKLLQWLPWCKYIKLFSPFDDSCGRWKVWQRAIAAFPTLRHRLTPIVVELSW; this comes from the coding sequence ATGAATGTTCCATATATAAAAGCCTCAACCAATATCAATAATAAGCCTCACTATGATGTGCCAGTTCACTTACTACAACCCATGTGGTTAAGAAGTCGAGAAAGTCTGGTTAATGATGGTTTGGTGTATGATCCTATAGCTGCTAATGCCTGTCGATACTGTCAGCTTTCTTCAGAATGCCTTTCTGGTGATATTGCTCAGAAACAATTATTGCACGCGACGATTACGAAGCTCTGCGACGAAAGAGTCGGTGCTTTTTTAAAAGATCATCCTAACGCTTGGGTATTAAATATAGGTGGAGGATTAGATACTCGATTTTATCGATTAGATAATGGCTTGTGTCACTGGGTAGAGCTAGACATTTCTGAGCACTTGCTTTGGAGGGAAAAGTTATTTCATCCAAGTGATAGATATAAATTAATCAATGGCTCCGTAGATAACTTTAATTGGGTGCAAACCCTATCTATACCGAGCAATGTGCCAGTTATTATCGTCTGTGAACAAGCGTTGTTATCGCGTTCAGAATCTGATGTGGCTCAGTTTGTCCAAAATATGAGTCGATATTTCAATCAATGTCATGCTTGTATTGTCGTAGCCGGTGACAAAGCGTCGACTCGCCTTGGGCAAAGGTTAGGAAGCCAAAACTATTTTCATGGTTTTAACAAACCAGCAGAAAAACTGTTGCAATGGTTGCCTTGGTGTAAATATATTAAATTGTTCTCACCATTTGATGATAGTTGTGGACGGTGGAAAGTTTGGCAACGTGCCATTGCAGCATTTCCAACATTAAGACATAGGCTTACTCCGATTGTCGTTGAGTTATCTTGGTAA
- the lexA gene encoding transcriptional repressor LexA, protein MKPLTPRQQQVLDLIRDKIEDSGMPPTRAEIARELGFRSANAAEEHLKALAKKQAIEIIPGASRGIRVLLQSDAVNDDLGLPLIGQVAAGEPILAQEHVEANYKVDPTMFRPQADFLLRVQGESMKDIGIMDGDLLAVHKTQDVRDGQVVVARVDDDVTVKRLERKGSTVLLHAENEDFSPIKVDLESQHLAIEGVAVGIIRNTDWM, encoded by the coding sequence ATGAAGCCGTTAACCCCTCGTCAACAACAAGTATTAGATCTGATCAGAGACAAAATTGAAGATTCTGGTATGCCCCCAACACGAGCAGAAATCGCTAGAGAGTTGGGTTTCCGTTCTGCTAATGCTGCAGAAGAGCATTTAAAAGCCCTTGCTAAAAAGCAAGCTATTGAGATTATCCCTGGCGCATCTAGGGGGATTCGAGTTTTGCTTCAAAGTGATGCTGTAAATGATGATTTAGGATTGCCATTAATAGGGCAAGTCGCGGCTGGCGAACCTATTTTGGCGCAAGAGCATGTTGAAGCGAATTATAAAGTTGATCCTACGATGTTTCGACCTCAAGCTGATTTTTTACTTCGCGTTCAAGGTGAAAGTATGAAAGATATAGGCATCATGGATGGTGATTTATTGGCGGTACACAAAACACAAGACGTCAGAGATGGTCAAGTTGTTGTGGCTCGTGTCGATGATGACGTCACAGTTAAGCGACTTGAAAGGAAAGGGTCTACAGTATTACTTCATGCAGAAAATGAAGATTTCTCTCCAATTAAAGTCGATCTAGAATCACAACATTTAGCTATAGAAGGTGTCGCTGTCGGTATTATTCGAAATACGGACTGGATGTAA
- the sthA gene encoding Si-specific NAD(P)(+) transhydrogenase, whose translation MARKTHFDVIVIGSGPGGEGAAMGLTKAGLNVAIIEKESSVGGGCTHWGTIPSKALRHAVSRIIEFNSNPLFHRNVNNVHASFADILSHAKTVIDKQTRLRQGFYDRNQCDLIFGKAHFVDKNQVAVKQTDGSLEYYTADKFVIATGSRPYQPEDVDFTHPRIYDSDSILSLGHTPRNIIIYGAGVIGCEYASIFRGLDVKTDLINTRDRLLSFLDNETSDALSYHFWNSGVVIRNDETYEKVEATDDGVIIHLQSGKKMRADCLLYANGRTGNTDKLNLESAGLTADARGSLSINKKYQTKVEHIYAVGDVIGYPSLASAAYDQGRFVAQNIVKGKADTHLIEDIPTGIYTIPEISSVGKTEQELTAAKVPYEVGRSSFKHLARAQIAGKDIGSLKILFHRETKEILGIHCFGERAAEIIHIGQAIMEQKGKANNIEYFVNTTFNYPTMAEAYRVAALNGLNRLF comes from the coding sequence ATGGCTCGAAAAACTCACTTTGATGTGATCGTAATCGGTAGTGGTCCTGGAGGTGAAGGGGCAGCAATGGGATTAACCAAAGCAGGGTTAAATGTCGCCATAATTGAAAAAGAATCAAGTGTTGGTGGCGGATGTACGCACTGGGGAACGATTCCTTCGAAAGCATTGAGACACGCAGTAAGCCGAATCATTGAATTCAATAGCAATCCACTGTTTCATCGTAATGTAAATAACGTGCATGCCTCTTTTGCCGATATCCTTAGCCATGCGAAAACCGTTATTGATAAGCAAACACGCCTTCGTCAAGGTTTTTATGATCGCAACCAATGTGACCTTATTTTTGGTAAAGCTCATTTTGTAGATAAAAATCAGGTTGCCGTAAAACAGACTGACGGGAGCCTAGAATATTATACTGCGGACAAATTTGTCATCGCGACAGGTTCCAGACCTTACCAACCCGAAGACGTTGACTTTACTCATCCTCGTATTTACGACAGCGACTCAATTCTTTCTCTAGGACATACTCCAAGAAACATCATTATTTATGGTGCAGGCGTCATCGGTTGCGAATACGCTTCCATTTTTCGCGGATTAGATGTAAAAACCGATCTCATCAACACACGGGATCGCTTACTTTCATTTTTAGATAATGAAACTTCAGATGCTCTTTCGTACCATTTTTGGAATAGTGGCGTTGTCATCCGAAATGACGAGACATATGAGAAAGTCGAAGCCACTGATGACGGTGTAATTATACACTTACAATCAGGGAAAAAAATGCGTGCTGACTGCTTGCTCTACGCCAATGGTCGAACGGGTAATACCGATAAACTAAACCTCGAATCAGCTGGATTGACTGCTGACGCCAGAGGCTCTCTAAGCATCAATAAAAAATATCAGACAAAAGTAGAGCATATTTATGCTGTCGGAGATGTTATTGGATACCCTAGCTTAGCTAGTGCTGCATACGATCAAGGTCGATTTGTAGCACAGAACATTGTGAAAGGAAAAGCTGATACCCACTTAATAGAAGACATCCCTACAGGGATATACACCATACCGGAAATTAGTTCTGTGGGTAAAACAGAACAAGAACTCACTGCTGCGAAGGTTCCATATGAAGTAGGACGTTCTTCGTTTAAACACCTCGCTCGAGCTCAGATCGCAGGAAAAGATATTGGCAGCCTAAAAATTCTCTTTCATAGAGAAACCAAAGAGATATTAGGTATTCACTGTTTCGGGGAACGCGCCGCGGAAATTATTCATATCGGGCAGGCTATAATGGAGCAAAAAGGAAAGGCGAATAACATCGAATATTTCGTCAATACCACCTTTAACTACCCGACAATGGCAGAAGCTTACCGAGTAGCGGCTTTAAACGGGCTTAATCGTCTGTTTTAA
- the murI gene encoding glutamate racemase, which produces MVLTLPQQANILIFDSGVGGLSVYQEVCKELPNANYIYLFDDKGYPYGELEPDTLIERVNGMVRYATQQHRVDVIVIACNTASTIVLPSLRKSFSIPVVGVVPAIKPASLISNIAVGLIATPATVKREYTQTLIKDYLSSVPTKLLGSTELVDMAENKLKGKPVCMESLTCVLKPLIGKIDVAVLGCTHFPLLRNEIKQVLGNKVRIIDSGAAIARRVVSLIEYNHDMKSKREMVAYNSASSKIEEALYITFKKLGFETIETIPTPDV; this is translated from the coding sequence CTGGTTTTAACTTTGCCACAGCAAGCTAATATCCTTATCTTCGATTCTGGCGTTGGTGGATTGTCAGTTTATCAAGAAGTCTGCAAAGAACTTCCTAACGCAAACTATATCTATCTATTTGATGACAAAGGCTATCCCTACGGAGAACTTGAGCCTGACACGCTCATTGAAAGAGTGAATGGTATGGTGCGTTATGCTACTCAGCAGCATCGGGTTGACGTCATTGTTATTGCCTGTAATACGGCAAGTACAATTGTACTTCCTTCATTACGCAAATCATTTTCTATACCCGTTGTTGGTGTTGTACCGGCAATAAAGCCAGCATCTCTTATTTCAAACATTGCAGTCGGACTTATCGCTACACCTGCAACGGTAAAGCGAGAGTATACTCAAACCCTCATTAAAGATTATCTGTCTTCTGTTCCGACCAAGCTATTAGGATCGACAGAATTAGTTGATATGGCGGAGAACAAACTAAAAGGCAAACCAGTTTGTATGGAGTCTTTAACTTGTGTACTAAAGCCACTTATCGGGAAAATAGACGTAGCAGTTTTAGGTTGTACGCATTTTCCTTTGCTTAGAAATGAAATAAAACAGGTATTAGGGAATAAGGTTCGTATTATTGACTCAGGAGCGGCTATTGCGAGGAGGGTAGTTTCGTTAATTGAATATAATCATGATATGAAGAGCAAGCGAGAAATGGTTGCTTACAATAGTGCTTCTTCCAAAATAGAAGAAGCACTATATATAACGTTCAAAAAACTTGGTTTTGAAACTATTGAGACGATTCCGACTCCGGATGTTTAG
- the dinF gene encoding MATE family efflux transporter DinF, which yields MSNSFLSTLQNKSIHKQVLLLAIPMVLSNITVPLLGLVDAAVIGHLEHSWYLGGVALGGTMISVTFWLLGFLRMSTTGLTAQALGGEKKEQLVLVLLQGLIMAFAFAVIFLLFHRVVADIIFDFSRASNEVKHYGETYFVIRAWSAPASLANYVMLGWLLGTQNSRAPMWMVIFANVTNIALDLLFVVGFNWGVEGAALASVIAEYTSLVIGLGFIVKTWKNFQLPAISLIVRKKTIRLTSGLSRFVKLNRDIFLRSLCLQGAFSFMTFQGATYGDDVVAANAVLMSFLMIISYGMDGFAYAIEAMVGKAIGAKNRGALKESIVVTFIWSFVICFILGVVFYLFGNNLISMITDIERVSEIASVYLPWLIAMPLCAMWCFVLDGIFIGATKGKEMRNSMFIATCTFFAVFGLMSGFGNHALWAAMISFMVIRGVSLGFVFVLQWRRGVFL from the coding sequence GTGTCTAATTCTTTTTTGTCTACGCTTCAGAATAAATCGATTCACAAGCAAGTACTTCTTCTAGCTATTCCGATGGTTCTTTCAAATATCACCGTTCCATTGCTGGGGTTGGTTGATGCTGCTGTGATCGGGCATTTAGAACATTCATGGTATTTAGGTGGTGTCGCCTTGGGTGGAACCATGATCAGCGTGACGTTCTGGTTGTTAGGTTTTTTAAGAATGTCGACAACTGGGTTAACCGCCCAAGCTCTAGGTGGAGAGAAAAAAGAACAACTAGTTTTGGTTCTGCTTCAAGGTTTGATTATGGCCTTCGCATTCGCGGTAATATTTCTGCTTTTTCATCGAGTGGTGGCTGATATTATTTTCGATTTTAGTCGTGCGAGTAATGAGGTTAAGCACTACGGAGAGACCTATTTTGTTATTAGAGCGTGGAGCGCACCGGCTTCTCTTGCTAATTATGTCATGCTTGGTTGGTTGTTAGGCACCCAAAACTCACGAGCACCCATGTGGATGGTGATTTTCGCCAACGTTACCAATATTGCTTTAGATCTTCTTTTTGTGGTTGGATTCAACTGGGGAGTAGAAGGCGCCGCTCTTGCTTCTGTTATTGCAGAATATACAAGCTTGGTTATTGGGTTGGGTTTTATTGTTAAAACGTGGAAAAATTTTCAGTTGCCTGCTATTTCATTAATAGTACGTAAAAAAACCATAAGATTAACGAGTGGACTATCACGGTTCGTCAAACTCAATCGAGACATCTTTCTACGTTCGCTATGTCTACAGGGTGCCTTTAGCTTTATGACCTTTCAAGGAGCAACCTATGGTGATGACGTCGTCGCAGCTAATGCCGTATTGATGAGCTTTCTGATGATTATATCTTATGGTATGGATGGGTTTGCCTATGCCATTGAAGCCATGGTGGGCAAAGCGATAGGCGCGAAAAATAGAGGGGCGTTGAAAGAGTCGATAGTGGTTACGTTTATTTGGAGTTTCGTTATCTGTTTCATTCTAGGGGTCGTTTTTTATCTCTTTGGTAACAACTTAATCTCCATGATCACTGATATTGAACGTGTTAGTGAGATTGCCAGTGTGTACCTCCCTTGGTTAATAGCTATGCCATTATGCGCGATGTGGTGTTTTGTTTTGGACGGTATTTTTATCGGTGCGACAAAAGGCAAGGAGATGAGAAACAGCATGTTTATTGCCACTTGTACTTTTTTTGCAGTCTTCGGCTTGATGAGCGGTTTTGGTAATCACGCCTTATGGGCGGCGATGATAAGTTTTATGGTCATACGTGGTGTAAGTTTAGGGTTTGTTTTTGTGTTGCAGTGGAGAAGAGGTGTTTTTCTCTGA
- the trmA gene encoding tRNA (uridine(54)-C5)-methyltransferase TrmA translates to MANLEINSNRYHEQLKEKANRLNEMFVEYDVPELEIFESPEQNYRMRAEFRVWHEGEALYYIMFNQGTREKIRVDQFPAASNVINELMPILIDRIKNNDDLRKKLFQVDFLSTLNGEVLVSLLYHRQLDDKWTEEAKTLRILLSSKGFNLNIIGRARKMKIVLERDYVIEKLNVHGRTYIYQQVENSFTQPNGIVAQKMLEWAVDCTKESSGDLLELYCGNGNFSLALAQNFERVLATEVAMPSVVSAQYNIAANKIDNVQIIRMSAEEFTEAMDGKREFRRLKQANIDLASYNCNTIFVDPPRSGMDEDTCRMVQGYERILYISCSPETLKENLELLSTTHKIIRFALFDQFPYTHHMEAGVLLERRK, encoded by the coding sequence ATGGCAAACCTGGAAATAAACTCTAATCGCTACCACGAACAGCTGAAAGAGAAGGCGAATCGTCTCAACGAAATGTTTGTTGAATATGATGTTCCTGAGTTGGAAATATTTGAATCTCCAGAGCAAAACTATCGTATGAGAGCCGAATTTCGCGTTTGGCACGAAGGCGAAGCTCTTTATTACATAATGTTTAATCAAGGAACTCGTGAGAAAATTCGCGTTGACCAATTCCCTGCGGCTAGCAACGTAATTAACGAGTTGATGCCAATTCTTATAGATAGAATCAAAAATAACGATGATCTTCGGAAAAAACTGTTTCAAGTTGATTTTCTTTCAACCTTAAATGGCGAAGTGCTTGTTTCTCTTCTTTACCACCGTCAGCTTGATGATAAATGGACTGAAGAAGCAAAAACATTGAGGATATTGCTTAGCAGCAAAGGTTTCAATCTCAATATTATCGGACGAGCAAGAAAAATGAAAATAGTGCTCGAGCGTGATTATGTGATTGAAAAATTAAATGTTCATGGCCGTACCTATATCTATCAACAAGTAGAAAATAGCTTCACTCAACCGAACGGTATTGTTGCTCAGAAAATGCTGGAGTGGGCGGTAGACTGTACGAAAGAAAGTAGCGGTGATTTATTAGAGCTTTATTGTGGGAACGGTAATTTTTCATTAGCCCTCGCTCAAAACTTTGAACGCGTACTCGCAACCGAAGTCGCTATGCCATCAGTCGTTTCAGCTCAATACAATATCGCGGCAAATAAGATAGATAACGTTCAAATTATTCGTATGTCCGCTGAGGAGTTTACCGAAGCGATGGATGGTAAACGAGAGTTTCGACGTTTAAAACAAGCAAATATTGACCTAGCTAGTTACAACTGCAACACTATTTTTGTCGATCCACCAAGATCAGGCATGGACGAAGACACTTGTAGAATGGTTCAAGGTTATGAGCGTATTTTATATATATCTTGCAGCCCTGAAACGCTCAAAGAAAATCTCGAATTATTGTCTACAACTCACAAAATCATCAGATTCGCTCTATTTGACCAATTTCCATATACGCACCATATGGAAGCAGGCGTTCTTTTAGAAAGGCGCAAATAA
- a CDS encoding YijD family membrane protein — MSNEFSPTKSDSARKTLLLAVIVGMCSNALLSVLTVTEVAFSIFPLIALVLSVQMLYQNYLRNPVSEELPLVGLACFFVGAFGYSAFIKAQYPGAGSNFFAIIVTLLLLLWVGKKLGFIAKGE, encoded by the coding sequence ATGTCGAATGAATTTAGTCCAACAAAAAGTGACTCTGCTAGAAAAACGCTACTATTAGCGGTAATTGTGGGTATGTGCAGCAATGCATTACTCTCCGTGTTGACGGTAACCGAGGTCGCTTTCTCAATTTTTCCACTGATAGCTCTGGTACTATCCGTACAAATGCTCTATCAAAATTATCTACGTAATCCTGTTTCAGAAGAACTTCCATTGGTTGGTTTGGCTTGTTTTTTTGTAGGTGCTTTCGGTTATTCAGCATTTATAAAAGCTCAGTATCCGGGGGCGGGATCGAATTTTTTCGCCATTATAGTGACGTTGTTGTTACTGTTATGGGTAGGAAAAAAACTAGGTTTCATCGCAAAGGGTGAGTAG
- the fabR gene encoding HTH-type transcriptional repressor FabR has protein sequence MGIRALQKEKTRRSLIDAAFNQLRADRSFSNLSLREVAREAGIAPTSFYRHFKDMDELGLTLVDEGGLLLRQLMRQARQRIAKEGSVIRTSVETFMEFIDSSPNVFRLLLRERSGTSAEFRAAVAREMQHFVAEMTEYLISTGMDREEASIQAEASVILVFSSGAEALDLSKDEREELTERLVMQLRMTAKGAYWYRKERERQNNRI, from the coding sequence ATGGGAATTCGTGCGCTACAAAAAGAAAAAACACGCCGATCATTAATTGATGCAGCATTTAATCAGCTTAGAGCTGATCGCAGTTTCTCAAATTTGAGTTTAAGAGAAGTCGCGAGAGAAGCGGGTATTGCGCCGACCTCGTTCTATCGTCATTTCAAAGATATGGATGAGCTAGGTTTAACCTTGGTTGATGAGGGCGGATTACTCCTAAGGCAACTTATGAGGCAAGCTAGGCAGCGAATTGCCAAAGAAGGCAGTGTTATTCGAACCTCAGTAGAAACCTTTATGGAATTTATTGATAGTAGCCCTAACGTGTTTCGATTGTTATTGCGTGAACGCTCAGGTACATCGGCTGAATTTAGAGCCGCAGTAGCAAGAGAGATGCAACATTTCGTGGCTGAAATGACCGAATATTTGATAAGCACAGGAATGGATAGAGAGGAAGCTTCTATTCAGGCGGAAGCATCGGTAATCTTGGTATTTAGCTCCGGCGCAGAAGCGTTGGATTTAAGTAAAGATGAAAGAGAGGAACTAACTGAAAGGTTAGTGATGCAATTAAGAATGACCGCCAAAGGTGCTTATTGGTACAGAAAAGAGCGAGAAAGACAAAACAATAGGATATAA
- a CDS encoding RNA recognition motif domain-containing protein, translating to MNSKKFIFLIIALAVLGAAIFSQLAVSPAISFVIGVVASAFILNLSCSTTSSSTTPKDKPSTTTLYVGNLPYKANETNVRQVFSEHGEVFAVRLMKDKRTGKRRGFGFVVVGSSDVDNVISGLNDHDYMQRTLKVRIANDPKHPESESSQ from the coding sequence ATGAACTCTAAAAAATTTATCTTTTTAATAATCGCTCTCGCTGTACTTGGCGCTGCTATCTTTTCTCAATTAGCAGTTTCTCCCGCTATATCTTTTGTAATTGGTGTAGTTGCATCAGCATTTATCCTTAACCTTTCTTGTTCTACTACTTCTTCTTCCACAACACCAAAAGATAAACCATCTACAACAACACTGTATGTTGGTAACCTTCCATACAAAGCGAACGAAACTAATGTTCGTCAAGTATTTTCTGAACATGGCGAAGTATTTGCCGTACGCCTAATGAAAGACAAACGAACTGGTAAACGACGCGGCTTTGGTTTTGTTGTGGTTGGCAGTAGTGATGTTGATAATGTTATTTCTGGATTAAATGATCATGATTATATGCAACGTACTTTGAAAGTACGTATCGCCAATGATCCTAAACATCCGGAGTCGGAATCGTCTCAATAG